One Micromonospora sp. FIMYZ51 genomic window carries:
- a CDS encoding chorismate mutase, whose product MTDVMEQSGVPAGAGPSSTGNGPAGNLGPAPGNPGTGTTEPIAAARIAEIRVRIDEIDRTLIELWQERAALSREVGATRMASGGTRLVLSREQEILERFRSELGADGTQLALLLLRAGRGPL is encoded by the coding sequence ATGACAGACGTGATGGAGCAGAGTGGCGTCCCGGCCGGCGCCGGCCCGAGCTCGACTGGCAACGGCCCCGCCGGTAACCTCGGGCCCGCGCCGGGCAACCCGGGCACCGGCACCACGGAACCGATCGCCGCCGCCCGGATCGCCGAGATCCGGGTACGGATCGACGAGATCGACCGCACCCTCATCGAATTGTGGCAGGAGCGGGCCGCGCTGTCCCGCGAGGTCGGCGCGACCCGGATGGCCTCCGGCGGGACCCGGCTCGTGCTCTCCCGGGAACAGGAGATCCTGGAGCGCTTCCGCTCCGAGCTCGGCGCCGACGGCACCCAACTCGCCCTGCTGCTCCTGCGCGCCGGTCGCGGCCCACTCTGA
- a CDS encoding dipeptide ABC transporter ATP-binding protein produces the protein MSDLVLETRNLVKHFPLTRGIVFRKQYGAVRAVDGVNLELRRGETLGIVGESGCGKSTLARMLVGLETPTSGDLFVQGKNMSKVGGEERRRGRRNIQLVMQDPYTSLNPRMTVGDIIGEPFQVHPDVVPKGERRGKVQELLELVGLNPDHINRYPHQFSGGQRQRIGIARALALNPEIILCDEPVSALDVSIQAQVINLLEKLQNELGLSYIFIAHDLSVVRHIADRVAVMYLGKIVEIGTEDEIYESPTHPYTQALLSAVPVPDPKLRGHRDQIVLTGDVPSPADPPSGCRFRTRCWKAQDICAEQEPLLQIRDKSGHPSACHFAEVRDVVHATE, from the coding sequence ATGAGTGATCTGGTGCTGGAGACCAGGAACCTGGTCAAGCACTTCCCACTGACCCGGGGAATCGTTTTCAGGAAGCAGTACGGCGCGGTGCGCGCGGTGGACGGGGTAAACCTCGAACTGCGCCGGGGCGAGACGCTCGGCATCGTGGGCGAGTCCGGCTGCGGCAAGTCGACGCTGGCCCGGATGCTGGTCGGGCTGGAGACGCCGACCTCCGGTGACCTGTTCGTGCAGGGCAAGAACATGTCCAAGGTCGGTGGCGAGGAGCGCCGGCGGGGCCGGCGCAACATCCAACTGGTGATGCAGGACCCGTACACGTCGCTGAACCCACGGATGACGGTCGGCGACATCATCGGCGAGCCGTTCCAGGTGCACCCGGACGTGGTGCCGAAGGGCGAGCGGCGGGGCAAGGTGCAAGAGCTGCTGGAGCTGGTCGGTCTCAACCCCGACCACATCAACCGGTATCCGCACCAGTTCTCCGGCGGCCAGCGGCAGCGGATCGGCATCGCCCGGGCCCTGGCGCTCAACCCGGAGATCATCCTCTGTGACGAGCCGGTGTCGGCCCTGGACGTCTCCATCCAGGCGCAGGTGATCAACCTGCTGGAGAAGCTCCAGAACGAGCTGGGCCTGTCGTACATCTTCATCGCCCACGACCTGTCGGTGGTCCGGCACATCGCCGACCGGGTCGCGGTCATGTACCTCGGCAAGATCGTCGAGATCGGCACCGAGGACGAGATTTACGAGAGCCCCACCCACCCGTACACCCAGGCGCTGCTGTCGGCGGTGCCGGTGCCGGACCCGAAGCTGCGCGGGCACCGGGACCAGATCGTGCTGACCGGCGATGTGCCGTCGCCGGCCGACCCGCCGTCGGGCTGCCGATTCCGCACCCGCTGCTGGAAAGCCCAGGACATCTGCGCCGAGCAGGAGCCGCTCCTTCAGATCCGGGACAAGTCCGGCCACCCGAGCGCCTGCCACTTCGCCGAGGTACGCGACGTGGTGCACGCGACGGAGTAG
- a CDS encoding ABC transporter ATP-binding protein, which produces MSTDVNVKLDALAGVDPNALPLQVKDLHVEFRTRNGVAHAVNGVSFDLRAGETRAILGESGCGKSVTAQAIMGILDTPPGFITGGEILYRGVDLLKLPESERRKVRANRIAMIFQDALSALNPVFTVGFQLAELFRKHRGMSRQDAKTRAVELLDLVKIPAAKQRVNDYPHQFSGGMRQRVMIAMALALDPEVLIADEPTTALDVTVQAQIMALLAELQRERNMGLVLITHDMGVVADVADRISVMYAGRVIEEAGVNDIYASPAHPYTKGLLESIPRLDLKGQELSAIKGLPPALTNIPPGCAFNPRCRYAQDVCRKDPAPPLYQVSPSRTAACHFWKEVKGDE; this is translated from the coding sequence ATGAGCACTGATGTGAACGTCAAGCTGGACGCGCTGGCCGGCGTTGATCCGAACGCGCTGCCGTTGCAGGTCAAGGACCTGCACGTGGAGTTCCGCACCCGCAACGGCGTGGCCCACGCCGTCAACGGGGTGAGCTTCGACCTGCGGGCCGGCGAGACCCGGGCGATCCTCGGTGAGTCCGGCTGCGGCAAGAGCGTGACCGCCCAGGCGATCATGGGCATCCTGGACACGCCACCCGGCTTCATCACCGGTGGGGAGATCCTCTACCGCGGCGTCGACCTGCTCAAGCTGCCGGAGTCCGAGCGCCGCAAGGTGCGGGCGAACCGGATCGCGATGATCTTCCAGGACGCGCTCTCCGCGCTGAACCCGGTCTTCACCGTCGGGTTCCAGCTCGCCGAGCTGTTCCGCAAGCACCGGGGGATGTCCCGCCAGGACGCCAAGACGCGCGCCGTCGAGCTGCTCGACCTGGTCAAGATCCCGGCGGCCAAGCAGCGGGTGAACGACTACCCGCACCAGTTCTCCGGCGGTATGCGGCAGCGAGTCATGATCGCGATGGCGTTGGCCCTCGACCCCGAGGTGTTGATCGCCGACGAGCCGACCACCGCGCTGGACGTGACGGTGCAGGCCCAGATCATGGCGCTGCTGGCCGAGTTGCAGCGGGAACGGAACATGGGCCTGGTGCTGATCACCCACGACATGGGTGTGGTGGCCGACGTGGCTGACCGGATCTCGGTCATGTACGCCGGCCGGGTCATCGAGGAAGCCGGCGTGAACGACATCTACGCCAGCCCCGCACACCCGTACACCAAGGGGCTGCTGGAGTCGATCCCGCGCCTGGACCTCAAGGGCCAGGAACTCAGCGCCATCAAGGGCCTGCCGCCGGCACTTACCAACATTCCGCCGGGTTGCGCGTTCAACCCCAGGTGCCGGTACGCGCAGGACGTCTGCCGGAAGGATCCCGCGCCACCGCTGTACCAGGTGTCGCCGAGCCGGACGGCCGCCTGCCACTTCTGGAAGGAGGTCAAGGGCGATGAGTGA
- a CDS encoding ABC transporter permease, producing the protein MSDLTSAGTAIGGGPVAGDGPIPDQPATGGKERSASLWADARRQLVRDPVFVIAFLYILVVGSMAAFPWLWTSQDPRDCNTNRSRLTPSAEHLFGTDILGCDYYAHAIYGARPSMVIAMMATSAIVIVGGLLGLLAGYYGGWVDAVISRVMDIFFSLPFLLGAIVFLTVIKRQNIWTISLVLFLLAWPTIARIIRGSVISSKDLDYVHAAKAVGARNGRVMFRHILPNAIAPMLVYATIVLGQFVAAEATLTFLGVGLQPPAQSWGIMISAHQVYFLEDPWLLLFPCGLLVGTVLSFILMGDALRDALDPKFR; encoded by the coding sequence ATGAGTGATCTGACGAGCGCAGGCACTGCGATCGGTGGCGGACCGGTCGCCGGCGACGGTCCGATCCCGGACCAGCCCGCCACCGGCGGTAAGGAGCGCAGCGCCAGCCTGTGGGCGGACGCCCGCCGGCAGTTGGTGCGCGACCCGGTCTTCGTGATCGCGTTCCTCTACATCCTCGTGGTGGGCTCGATGGCGGCCTTCCCGTGGCTCTGGACCAGCCAGGACCCGCGTGACTGCAACACCAACCGGTCTCGGCTCACGCCGAGCGCCGAGCACCTGTTCGGCACCGACATCCTCGGCTGTGACTACTACGCGCACGCCATTTACGGAGCCCGCCCGTCGATGGTGATCGCGATGATGGCGACCTCGGCGATCGTGATCGTCGGTGGCCTGCTCGGCCTGCTCGCCGGCTACTACGGCGGCTGGGTGGACGCGGTCATCTCCCGGGTGATGGACATCTTCTTCTCGCTGCCGTTCCTGCTCGGCGCGATCGTGTTCCTCACCGTGATCAAGCGGCAGAACATCTGGACCATCAGCCTGGTGTTGTTCCTGCTGGCCTGGCCGACCATCGCCCGGATCATCCGAGGCAGCGTGATCTCCTCGAAGGACCTGGACTACGTGCACGCCGCGAAGGCGGTCGGGGCCCGCAACGGCCGGGTGATGTTCCGGCACATCCTGCCCAACGCGATCGCTCCGATGCTGGTGTACGCCACCATCGTGCTCGGCCAGTTCGTTGCCGCGGAGGCGACGCTGACCTTCCTCGGCGTCGGCTTGCAGCCGCCCGCGCAGTCCTGGGGCATCATGATCAGCGCCCACCAGGTCTACTTCCTGGAGGACCCGTGGCTGTTGCTCTTCCCCTGCGGTCTGCTGGTGGGCACGGTGCTGTCCTTCATCCTCATGGGTGACGCCCTGCGTGACGCCCTCGACCCGAAGTTCCGGTGA
- a CDS encoding ABC transporter permease: MGRYVIRRLLQFIPTVLGTMFLLHYITSLAIQFSGNPVRALFGDRTPPPALLQAVTERLGYGDPCLDERGNPCFGLFLDRLQGIFFHFDFGINLRQREVTDLVADAIPFTLKLLLIAIVFEAVVGIAAGVWAGLRGGSFADNLVKISTVFIISVPIFVLGVVVREFVGVKFGNVLRGQDWIPDVISVGVFTPGFKPDYPFASLIIPGMVLGAVSLATTARLTRTSIMENIRADYVRTAKAKGLTNKRVIGVHTLRNSLIPVITFLGVDIGAAMAGAVVTETIFNVPGIGRLVTMSARTGESSVVIGVVTMLVLVVLLANLLVDLLYAVLDPRIRYE, from the coding sequence ATGGGGCGCTACGTCATTCGACGGTTGCTCCAGTTCATCCCGACCGTGCTGGGCACCATGTTCCTGCTTCACTACATCACCTCGCTGGCGATCCAGTTCAGCGGGAACCCCGTCCGGGCGCTCTTCGGTGACCGGACCCCACCGCCCGCTCTGCTGCAAGCGGTAACCGAGCGTCTCGGCTACGGCGACCCCTGCCTGGACGAGCGGGGCAATCCCTGTTTCGGGCTCTTCCTGGACCGGTTGCAGGGCATCTTCTTCCACTTCGACTTCGGCATCAACCTGCGTCAGCGGGAGGTCACCGACCTGGTGGCCGACGCCATCCCGTTCACCCTCAAGCTGCTGCTGATCGCGATCGTCTTCGAGGCGGTCGTCGGCATCGCGGCTGGTGTCTGGGCCGGCCTGCGGGGCGGCAGCTTCGCGGACAACCTGGTGAAGATCAGTACGGTCTTCATCATCTCGGTGCCGATCTTCGTGCTCGGTGTGGTGGTTCGGGAGTTCGTCGGGGTCAAGTTCGGGAACGTGTTGCGGGGGCAGGACTGGATTCCCGACGTGATCTCTGTCGGCGTCTTCACCCCCGGCTTCAAGCCCGACTATCCGTTCGCCAGCCTGATCATTCCGGGCATGGTGCTCGGCGCGGTGTCGCTGGCCACTACCGCCCGGCTCACCCGGACGAGCATCATGGAGAACATCCGGGCCGACTACGTCCGGACGGCCAAGGCCAAGGGCCTGACCAACAAGCGGGTGATCGGCGTGCACACGCTGCGCAACTCGTTGATCCCCGTGATCACTTTCCTGGGTGTCGACATCGGTGCGGCGATGGCCGGTGCCGTGGTCACCGAGACGATCTTCAACGTGCCCGGCATCGGTCGGCTGGTGACGATGTCCGCCCGGACCGGCGAGTCGTCTGTGGTGATCGGCGTGGTGACCATGCTGGTGCTGGTCGTCCTGCTCGCCAACCTGCTGGTGGACCTCCTGTACGCGGTGCTCGACCCGAGGATCCGCTATGAGTGA
- a CDS encoding ABC transporter substrate-binding protein, translating into MRGKFLKVAVAATATAMLATACGGGGDSDDNAGQAGGTLRVYNAEPAFLTPSGGDDEPSLYVIRQLYRGLVKYNAESSAVEMDLAESVESDDQKLWTIKIKSGYTFDNGEPVNADAFIRSWNFAAYGPNAQNNGYFMKRIAGIKDVQSTDPDGDGPQKAPEPKAKELAGLKKVDDLTFTVELEAPFSGFPTTIGYPGFFPMAQACVDDIAKCNETPIGNGPYKIDGSWQHNVAINLNRSDSWKGEPGKPDRIEYRIFADVDAGYAAFQAGELDVMYTLPPARYKEAKQQYGDRMFELAGDSFTYVGFPLYNDDFKDKRIRQAISLSIDRQSIIDAVFDGRFAPASGFVAPSFEGGRENICQYCTPDTAKAKQLLDEAGGWPAGKKLTLWANAGAGHDAWLQAVGDQIKAALGIDYELKVNLQFAEYLETADQKKFTGPYRLGWGPDYPFLETFLYPLYGSSAGSNNSGYKNEQFDALMTQGDSAESMQAAIPFYQQAEDLLAEDLPVIPMWWRKEAAIYSENVDQFVWNAVADADYGATSLKQN; encoded by the coding sequence ATGCGCGGGAAATTCCTAAAGGTGGCGGTCGCGGCGACCGCCACCGCCATGTTGGCCACCGCCTGTGGCGGCGGAGGCGACAGCGACGACAACGCCGGCCAGGCCGGCGGCACGCTGCGTGTCTACAACGCGGAGCCGGCGTTCCTGACGCCCTCCGGCGGTGACGACGAGCCGTCGCTGTACGTGATCCGCCAGCTGTACCGCGGTCTGGTCAAGTACAACGCCGAGAGCTCGGCGGTCGAGATGGACCTGGCCGAGTCGGTCGAGTCGGACGACCAGAAGCTCTGGACGATCAAGATCAAGAGCGGTTACACCTTCGACAACGGCGAGCCGGTGAACGCCGACGCCTTCATCCGCTCGTGGAACTTCGCCGCTTATGGGCCGAACGCCCAGAACAACGGCTACTTCATGAAGCGCATCGCGGGCATCAAGGACGTCCAGTCCACCGACCCGGACGGCGACGGCCCGCAGAAGGCCCCGGAGCCGAAGGCCAAGGAGCTCGCCGGCCTCAAGAAGGTCGACGACCTCACCTTCACCGTCGAGCTGGAGGCACCCTTCTCCGGCTTCCCGACCACGATCGGCTACCCGGGCTTCTTCCCGATGGCCCAGGCGTGCGTCGACGACATCGCCAAGTGCAACGAGACCCCGATCGGCAACGGGCCGTACAAGATCGACGGTAGCTGGCAGCACAACGTCGCCATCAACCTGAACCGCAGCGACAGCTGGAAGGGCGAGCCGGGCAAGCCGGACCGCATCGAGTACCGCATCTTCGCTGACGTCGACGCCGGCTACGCCGCCTTCCAGGCCGGTGAGCTGGACGTGATGTACACCCTGCCGCCGGCCCGTTACAAGGAGGCCAAGCAGCAGTACGGCGACCGGATGTTCGAGCTGGCCGGTGACAGCTTCACCTACGTCGGCTTCCCGCTGTACAACGATGACTTCAAGGACAAGCGGATCCGCCAGGCCATCTCCCTGTCGATCGACCGCCAGTCGATCATCGACGCCGTCTTCGACGGCCGGTTCGCTCCGGCCAGCGGCTTCGTCGCCCCGAGCTTCGAGGGCGGCCGGGAGAACATCTGCCAGTACTGCACCCCGGACACGGCAAAGGCCAAGCAGCTGCTCGACGAGGCCGGCGGCTGGCCGGCCGGCAAGAAGCTGACCCTGTGGGCCAACGCCGGTGCTGGCCACGACGCGTGGCTTCAGGCGGTCGGCGACCAGATCAAGGCCGCCCTGGGCATCGACTACGAGCTGAAGGTCAACCTCCAGTTCGCCGAGTACCTCGAGACCGCGGACCAGAAGAAGTTCACCGGTCCGTACCGTCTCGGCTGGGGCCCGGACTACCCGTTCCTGGAGACCTTCCTGTACCCGCTGTACGGCTCCTCCGCGGGCAGCAACAACTCGGGCTACAAGAACGAGCAGTTCGACGCGCTGATGACGCAGGGTGACTCGGCCGAGTCGATGCAGGCCGCCATCCCGTTCTACCAGCAGGCCGAGGACCTTCTCGCCGAGGACCTGCCGGTCATCCCGATGTGGTGGCGCAAGGAAGCGGCCATCTACAGCGAGAACGTGGACCAGTTCGTGTGGAACGCCGTCGCGGACGCTGACTACGGCGCGACCTCGCTGAAGCAGAACTGA
- a CDS encoding response regulator transcription factor, with protein MAEQSTRPVEPADSGPERLRVFLVDDHAMFRAGVRAELGAHVEVVGEASTVAEAVSRIAATEPDVVLLDVHMPDGGGRAVLEAMRRSHPQVRFLALSVSDAAEDVIGLIRAGARGYVTKTISPDELAAAIRRVADGDAVFSPRLAGFVLDAFAARPDAPVADPELDQLTNREREVLRLLARGYAYKEIARELYISIKTVETHVSNVLRKLQMSNRYELSRWAADRRLV; from the coding sequence ATGGCCGAGCAGTCGACGCGACCGGTTGAGCCGGCGGACAGCGGGCCGGAGCGGCTCCGGGTGTTCCTGGTCGACGACCACGCCATGTTCCGCGCGGGCGTACGCGCCGAACTGGGCGCGCACGTCGAGGTGGTGGGCGAGGCGAGCACGGTGGCCGAGGCGGTCAGCCGGATCGCGGCCACCGAGCCGGACGTCGTCCTGCTCGACGTGCACATGCCCGACGGCGGCGGCCGGGCGGTGCTGGAGGCGATGCGACGCAGCCATCCCCAGGTGCGCTTCCTGGCGCTCAGCGTCTCCGACGCCGCCGAGGACGTGATCGGGCTGATCCGGGCCGGTGCCCGGGGCTACGTCACCAAGACCATCTCGCCGGACGAACTGGCCGCGGCGATCCGCCGGGTGGCTGACGGCGACGCCGTGTTCAGCCCGCGGCTGGCCGGGTTCGTGCTGGACGCCTTCGCGGCCCGTCCGGACGCCCCGGTCGCCGATCCGGAGCTGGACCAGCTGACCAACCGGGAGCGCGAGGTGCTGCGGCTGCTCGCCCGGGGGTACGCGTACAAGGAGATCGCCCGGGAGCTGTACATCTCGATCAAGACGGTCGAGACGCACGTCTCCAACGTGCTCCGCAAGCTCCAGATGTCCAACCGGTACGAGTTGTCCCGGTGGGCGGCGGATCGACGGTTGGTGTGA
- a CDS encoding PspC domain-containing protein: MTREPTISAVSQPPRLYRAPEHRMAAGVAAGIAEHLGVPVIRVRVAFMVLLGLSGLGLLLYAAFWAVVPVRPGDTAVPPRRDLGQLLPFVAIGLGVLLIQVLVFDSIGAAGTAGWLVAIIAVGAGVIWHQSAPERRRQWGESMPVPWLGAVIEESDRRAFVLRFVGGGVLVAVGIIGVAAVYSPAQNLDAVVNGVIFALVGLAGVGVVAAPVLWRTWNQLRSEREGRIREQERAELAAMVHDQVLHTLALIQRNATDVKTVQRLARGQERSLRNWLYKPTASPTERFAAALEQAAAEVEDTFAITVEAVVVGDRATDERVGALVAAAREALVNAARHAGVQTISLYAEVEPEQVSVFVRDRGAGFDPDTVEHHRHGVRGSIVGRMKRHGGRAEIRSRPGEGTEVRLILPITRESATAERDR, translated from the coding sequence CTGACCAGGGAGCCCACGATCAGCGCAGTAAGCCAGCCACCTCGCCTCTACCGCGCTCCGGAGCACCGGATGGCGGCCGGGGTGGCCGCCGGCATCGCCGAGCACCTCGGTGTCCCAGTGATCCGGGTCCGGGTCGCGTTCATGGTGCTGCTCGGGTTGAGCGGGCTCGGCCTGCTGCTCTACGCAGCCTTCTGGGCAGTGGTCCCGGTGCGCCCCGGCGACACCGCCGTACCGCCCCGCCGGGACCTCGGGCAACTGCTGCCCTTCGTCGCGATCGGGCTCGGCGTACTGCTGATCCAGGTCTTGGTCTTCGACTCGATCGGCGCGGCCGGCACCGCGGGCTGGCTGGTCGCCATCATCGCGGTCGGCGCCGGGGTGATCTGGCACCAGTCCGCGCCGGAGCGGCGGCGGCAGTGGGGCGAGTCCATGCCGGTGCCCTGGCTCGGCGCGGTGATCGAGGAGAGCGACCGGCGGGCCTTCGTGCTCCGCTTCGTCGGCGGCGGGGTACTGGTCGCGGTCGGCATCATCGGGGTCGCGGCCGTCTACTCCCCGGCACAGAACCTGGATGCCGTGGTCAACGGCGTGATCTTCGCGTTGGTCGGGCTGGCCGGCGTCGGCGTGGTGGCCGCGCCGGTGCTCTGGCGGACCTGGAACCAGCTCCGTTCCGAGCGCGAGGGGCGCATCCGCGAACAGGAGCGGGCCGAGCTGGCGGCCATGGTGCACGACCAGGTGCTGCACACCCTTGCGTTGATCCAGCGCAACGCCACCGACGTGAAGACCGTGCAGCGGCTCGCCCGGGGTCAGGAGCGGTCGTTGCGTAACTGGCTCTACAAGCCCACCGCGTCGCCGACCGAACGCTTCGCGGCGGCGCTGGAGCAGGCCGCCGCCGAGGTCGAGGACACTTTCGCGATCACCGTCGAGGCTGTGGTGGTCGGTGACCGGGCGACCGACGAGCGGGTCGGCGCGCTGGTCGCCGCGGCCCGCGAGGCGTTGGTGAACGCCGCCCGCCACGCCGGGGTGCAGACCATCTCCCTGTACGCCGAGGTGGAGCCGGAACAGGTGAGCGTCTTCGTACGGGACCGGGGGGCGGGGTTCGACCCGGATACGGTGGAACATCACCGGCACGGCGTGCGGGGCTCGATCGTCGGGCGGATGAAGCGGCACGGCGGCCGGGCGGAGATCCGCTCTCGGCCGGGGGAGGGGACCGAGGTCCGGTTGATCCTGCCGATCACCCGGGAGTCGGCCACGGCGGAAAGGGACAGATGA
- a CDS encoding PspC domain-containing protein, which translates to MTDDAAQRPGPTEPEWTPPVEPAAPESPGAAPENIAAADPSEATATAPPAAATAPPTGAPPRADRPAGPPPPGAGPTNPPPPGSGPTNPPPPGAGPGAAFGSAGFTSRYGLVRPRDGRYLAGVCAAVGRATNTDPVLWRVLLAVLGFFGGVGILVYVAAWLIIPNEGDTASPVESMLGRGRSSMSPITVIVLSILVAVSFGYIVTDAFRAVLLGAAILVGGALLLNRQQREPRPGEPPATPWAAPTAPWAATGPVPPGTPTAPVPPGTPAVVVPPVSHPAPTAYPPPPVGGTATATAVPAAFPPYRSTTDVPPPAVPAAGHPEEPTLNLPPAPAWPSTGTPTAPLAPPVYRPPFAPHGPYAGQTIQAPPPVSPRPPKPPKKPRERSALGAVTFSLIFVALGVVGILDLLDVFAVGASAYFAAALAVIGLGLLVGTWFGRARWLIALGLVTAAALGVATIAESYDRVRGVDGAVTWAPTDHRDLAVRYEQSFASAVLDLRAVDFDKQDTEITVVINFGEAKVVVPPNVDVTAVTQISAGEARVFGQRTAGLDNPLAEIVDLGADGAGGGKLRLNLHVNAGQMEVTR; encoded by the coding sequence ATGACCGACGATGCTGCCCAGCGACCGGGGCCGACGGAACCGGAGTGGACGCCGCCCGTCGAGCCGGCCGCGCCCGAATCACCCGGCGCCGCACCGGAGAACATCGCGGCAGCGGACCCGAGCGAAGCGACCGCCACCGCGCCACCGGCTGCCGCCACCGCGCCACCGACCGGAGCGCCGCCGCGAGCGGACCGCCCGGCAGGCCCGCCACCGCCCGGGGCCGGGCCGACGAACCCGCCACCGCCGGGGTCCGGCCCGACGAACCCGCCACCGCCCGGGGCCGGGCCGGGTGCGGCCTTCGGTAGTGCCGGCTTCACCTCGCGGTACGGGCTGGTCCGTCCCCGTGACGGTCGCTACCTGGCCGGCGTGTGCGCCGCCGTCGGGCGGGCCACCAACACCGATCCGGTGCTCTGGCGGGTGCTACTGGCGGTGCTGGGCTTCTTCGGCGGCGTCGGCATCCTGGTCTACGTCGCCGCCTGGCTGATCATCCCGAACGAGGGCGACACGGCCTCGCCGGTCGAATCCATGCTGGGCCGGGGGCGCTCCAGCATGTCGCCGATCACCGTGATCGTGCTCAGCATCCTGGTGGCGGTGAGCTTCGGCTACATCGTCACCGACGCGTTCCGCGCGGTGCTGCTCGGCGCGGCCATCCTGGTCGGCGGCGCGCTGCTGCTCAACCGCCAGCAGCGGGAGCCACGCCCGGGCGAGCCGCCGGCCACACCATGGGCCGCGCCGACCGCACCCTGGGCCGCGACCGGCCCGGTGCCGCCGGGCACACCCACCGCCCCGGTGCCGCCGGGTACACCGGCAGTTGTGGTGCCGCCGGTCAGCCACCCCGCCCCGACCGCGTACCCGCCACCGCCCGTCGGCGGCACGGCGACCGCAACCGCGGTGCCGGCCGCCTTCCCGCCGTACCGCTCGACCACTGACGTCCCGCCGCCCGCAGTCCCGGCTGCCGGCCACCCCGAGGAGCCCACCCTGAACCTGCCTCCGGCACCGGCGTGGCCGTCGACCGGCACCCCGACCGCGCCGCTCGCCCCACCGGTCTACCGTCCCCCGTTCGCCCCGCACGGCCCGTACGCCGGGCAGACCATCCAGGCACCGCCGCCGGTCAGCCCCAGACCGCCTAAGCCGCCAAAGAAGCCCCGCGAGCGCTCCGCCCTCGGCGCGGTGACCTTCTCGTTGATCTTCGTCGCGCTGGGTGTGGTCGGCATCCTCGACCTGCTCGACGTGTTCGCGGTAGGTGCGTCCGCCTACTTCGCCGCAGCACTCGCCGTGATCGGTCTGGGTCTGCTCGTGGGTACCTGGTTCGGTCGGGCCCGCTGGCTGATCGCGCTCGGCCTGGTGACCGCCGCCGCGTTGGGCGTGGCCACCATCGCCGAGTCGTACGACCGGGTCCGTGGGGTGGACGGGGCGGTCACCTGGGCGCCGACCGACCACCGCGACCTCGCCGTGCGGTACGAGCAGAGCTTCGCCAGCGCGGTGCTCGACCTGCGGGCGGTCGACTTCGACAAGCAGGACACCGAGATCACCGTGGTCATCAACTTCGGCGAGGCCAAGGTGGTGGTGCCGCCGAACGTGGACGTCACCGCCGTGACCCAGATCAGCGCCGGGGAGGCCAGGGTCTTCGGCCAGCGCACCGCCGGCCTGGACAACCCGCTCGCAGAAATCGTCGACCTGGGCGCGGACGGGGCCGGCGGCGGAAAGCTGCGCCTCAACCTGCACGTCAACGCCGGACAGATGGAGGTGACCCGATGA